One uncultured Carboxylicivirga sp. genomic window, CGGGATATAACAGGCAATTATACCTTTAGCACACATACCAATAAGGGTGATGTACTATATGGTATTGACGTGTTTATCAGACCAAAATTCCGGGGACTAAGACTGGGAAGGCGATTATATGATTACCGAAAAGAGCTTTGTGAAAAACTGAATCTGAAAAGTATTGTTTTTGGCGGCCGAATTCCTAACTTTCATAAGTTCTCACAGGAAATGACACCCAAAGGATATATTGAGAAGGTTCGTAAAAAAGAAATTCACGATCCGGTCCTTGACTTTCAGATGTCCAACGATTTTCACCCAAAAAAAATTCTTAAAGGTTATTTGGAAGGCGATAACGAATCAAATGAATATGCTGTTCTTTTGGAATGGAACAACATCTTTTACGAACAACCTTCTGTTACTGCTACAACAACCAAAACTATTGTAAGATTGGGGTTGATTCAGTGGCAGATGCGTTTGTATAAAGATCTGGATGAAGTAATGCAACAGGTAGAATATTTTGTTGATGCTGTTTCGGGTTATCGATCAGATTTCGCTTTATTTCCTGAGTTTTTCAATGCGCCATTAATGTCGGAGTTCAACCACTTATCGGAACCGGAAGCTATCCGCAGACTGGCTGAATATACCAGTGCTGTCGTACAACGTTTCTCGCAACTGGCCATCTCTTATAATATTAACATTATCACAGGCAGTATGCCCGAATTAGTGGATAACGAATTATTTAATGTTGGATACCTATGCAAACGAGACGGAGGTATAGAACGATTTGAAAAAATTCATGTTACTCCTGACGAAGCCAAGGTGTGGGGATTACAAGGCGGAGAAAAACTAACAACCTACGACACCGATTGTGGCAAAATTGGAATATTAATTTGCTATGATGTTGAATTTCCCGAACTGGGCCGTTTACTGGCAGATGAAGGAATGGACATACTCTTTGTTCCCTTCCTTACAGACACTCAGAATGGTTATTCCCGTGTACGCCATTGTGCTCAGGCCCGCGCCATCGAGAACGAATGTTACGTTGCTATAGCCGGAAGTGTTGGAAACTTGCCAAAGGTTCATAACATGGACATTCAATATGCTCAATCCATGGTTTTTACGCCTTGCGATTTTTCCTTCCCAACAAATGGAATAAAAGCAGAAGCAACACCCAATACCGAAATGATATTGATTGCGGATGTTGATCTGGGCATGCTTCGTGAACTCAACCAGTTTGGAAGTGTAAAAAACCTGAGAGACCGAAGAAAAGATATCTATTCACTTACTCACCTGAATAAGAGTAAGTAGATAATTAATTGGTAACTGATTCAACCCCTTCTCTTATTTTTTGTTACATTAATAATCAATAATGGGATTATATTTATAACTCAAATTAAAATAGTACCGATGGATATTCAGCAAATATTTAAAAACAACCAGGAGTGGGTGCAGGAAAAATTAAAAATGGATGAAAAATATTTCGAAAATCTTTCGGAAGGTCAAAATCCAGATATACTTTACATTGGTTGCTCCGACAGTCGGGTGACAGCTGAAGAGTTAATGGGCATGAAACCTGGTGAAGTATTTGTTCATCGTAATATTGCCAACATGGTACCAAATACAGATTTAAGTGCCATGTCAGTTATAGATTATGCTGTTGTTCACTTAAAAGTAAATCACATTGTAATTTGTGGTCACTACTACTGCGGTGGAGTAAAAGCTGCCATGCAATCCGAAGATCTGGGCATTTTAAATCCATGGTTGCGCAATATCCGGGATGTTTACCGTCTGCATAAAGATGAACTAAATTCTATAAATGAAGAAGAAGATCGTTATAAAAGATTGGTGGAATTAAACGTTCAGGAACAATGCCTGAATGTGATAAAAACAGCCGAAGTACAACGAGGATATCGCGATCGTCACATTACTGTTCATGGTTGGGTATGGGATATGCATACCGGGAAATTAATAGATCTTGAAATCGATTTTGAGAAATTATTAGAGAATGTGATGGAAATATATCATTTAAAATAAAGTATCACAGTTATAATCAACACCTGACTTTAACGATGAATATAAAAATCAGACCTTGGAATGAAAGTGATCTTCCAAGCCTGGTTAAATATGCTAATAATCCTATTGTAGCTCAATATTTAACCAATCAATTCCCACATCCATATACTGAAGAGGATGGAAAAGCATTTATTGAATTTTCCAGAAAGGATGATCCCATACATATATTTGCAATTGAAATAGATGGAGAAGCCATTGGTGGAATTGGCATACATCCGAAAGAAGATATTCATTTTAAAAATGCTGAACTTGGTTACTGGATTGGCGAACCCTTTTGGGGAAAAGGAATAGCCACTTTTGCACTGAAACATATAGTTGATTTTGCTTTTGAAAATTACGATATTAATCGCCTTTATGCTTCGGCTTTTGGCCCCAATAAAGGTTCTCAAAGAGTATTGGAAAAATCCAATTTTCAATTAGAGGCAACCTTCACCAAAACAGTATTTAAAAACAATGAATTTTATGATGAACTGTTCTATGCAATCAGAAGAAGTGAGTGGAAATCACTGAAAAAGAATCAACAATAGATGAAGTACGATTTTGAATAAATAATTGGGCTTTTATTCTTCATTTTTTTTTAGTCATATTAGTACACTGACGAAGTGTATTTATTTAATAAGACAATTTCTTGAACTATGAGTTTTGATGTTATTTTAGAATATAATCCTATTTTATTAGCACTGATTGCGACCATATTCACATGGTTAGTAACCGCAGCCGGAGCTTCAATGGTTTTCTTTTTCAAATCCATTAATAAAAAGATATTAAACTCTATGTTGGGATTTGCTGCAGGTGTAATGATTGCAGCCAGCTTTTGGTCGCTACTAAAACCGGCCATTGAGATGGAAGAAGGTAACGGAGGAATTGCATGGTTGCCTGCGGTTATTGGTTTTCTCTCAGGTGGAGCATTCCTTTTATTGGTAGACAAAATATTACCTCACTTACACATGGGCTTATCAACAGATAAGGCAGAGGGAATTAAAACCTCGTGGCAAAGAAGCATTTTATTGGTTTTAGCAATTACCTTACACAATATACCTGAAGGTTTAGCTGTTGGGGTAGCATTTGGAGCATTAGCCAATACTCCCGAACCAGGCATACTGGCCGGAGCCATGGCTTTGGCTTTTGGTATAGGCTTGCAAAACTTTCCGGAAGGAGCAGCCGTCTCCATTCCATTACGTCGTGAAGGTTTCTCAAGATTAAAAGCATTTAATTATGGACAATTATCAGGTATTGTAGAGCCAATTGCAGGTGTTATTGGAGCATATTTGGTATTAAGCATTACTCCTTTATTGCCATATGCATTATCGTTTGCAGCCGGGGCTATGATTTTTGTAGTGGTAGAAGAATTAATTCCGGAATCTCAAAGTGGTAACGAAACGGATTTATCCACGATTGGTGCCATGTTGGGATTTGCTACCATGATGCTACTTGATGTTGCGCTAGGATAGGAAAACTATAAAAACAGATATTTTTCCTATAATCATTTAGTTCAATAGAATTATCAAAATTGATTCAAACACATTTCTTAATGAACTAAATAAAACCAATTCTGCATTTTAACAAATCAACCCCATCTAGACCAATTGGTCTGCTTGTTTTTATTAAACCAAGTTTAACATTTATACAATGTTTTTGTCTGCTATTTTTTACTACTTTTGCCAAAATTTTTTAATCCCAAAAACAAGGTTCCATGTCATTTACTGAGGATAAAATCGTTTCGGAAGGTTTAACTTTTGATGATGTTTTACTCATCCCGGCTTACTCGCAAGTTCTCCCAAGGGACGTAAAATTGAACGGTCTTTTTTCAAGAAATATTGTTGTTAATACACCTATTGTATCCGCTGCAATGGATACAGTAACAGAAGCCCGATTGGCAATAGCAATTGCTCGTGAAGGGGGTATTGGTGTTATTCACAAAAACATGACCATTGCTGAACAGGCACGTCAGGTATTAACTGTTAAACGTGCTGAAAATGGTATGATTTACAATCCTGTTACCATTCTGCAAGGAAGTACAGTTGGTCAGGCGTTAGATTTAATGAAGGAATATAAAATCGGTGGTATTCCTGTTGTTGACAATGCAGGATATCTTGTTGGTATTGTTACCAATCGTGACCTTCGTTTCGAGCCTGATATGGCAAGAAAGATTGACGATGTGATGACAACTGAAAATCTGGTTACAACCAATCAAAGCACCAACCTGGAGAAAGCTGCCGCTATTCTTCAACAATATAAAATTGAAAAGTTACCAGTTGTTGATAACAACAATAAATTAATTGGACTGGTAACTTATAAAGATATTACCAAGGCAAAAGATAAGCCATTTGCCTGCAAAGACGAAAAAGGTCGTTTACGTGTTGCTGCCGGTGTTGGAGTAACAGCTGATACATTTGACCGAATTCAGGCATTAGTTGAAGCAAACGTTGATGCTATTGTAATTGATACAGCTCACGGACATAGTAAAGGAGTTTTAGAAACTCTTCGGGAAACAAAAAAACGTTATCCTAATTTGGAAGTAGTAGTGGGTAATATTGCTACTGCCGAAGCAGCTCTGGATCTGGTTAAAGCTGGGGCAGATGGGGTTAAAGTGGGTATTGGTCCGGGTTCAATTTGTACAACCCGCGTTATTGCTGGTGTTGGTGTTCCTCAGCTATCCGCAATTTACGATGTTTCTAAAGCATTAGAAGGAACAGGAGTACCTGTTATTGCCGATGGTGGATTGCGTTACTCAGGAGATATTGTAAAAGCTTTAGCTGCCGGTGCTCATGCTGTTATGGCGGGTAGTATGTTTGCAGGAGTTGATGAGTCTCCGGGCGATACTATTATTTACAACGGTCGTAAGTTTAAAGCATACCGAGGTATGGGATCTGTTGAAGCTATGCAAAAAGGATCGAAAGACCGTTACTTCCAGGATGTAGAAGACGATGTAAAGAAATTAGTTCCTGAAGGAATTTCAGCTCGTGTACCATATAAAGGAACCTTATTCGAAGTAATCTACCAGTTAATCGGTGGTTTACGTGCAGGTATGGGATATTGTGGTGCTGCAACCATTGATGATCTTCATCAGGCTAAATTCACAAAAATAACCAATGCAGGTATGAATGAGAGTCATCCACATGATGTATCAATCACACGTGAGGCTCCTAATTATTCAAGATAATTAAATAACAACGCATATTACAGAAGCCTGGACCGTCATTGGTTCAGGCTTCATTTTTTTACATCTGAGAAGTGCCCACCAGCAACAAATAAGTATAAAGTTCAATTGCATATTAATAATGAAACCAAATTTTAGTTTCATTATTATCCATTACCATCAATAATATTTTACATTTGCATCCGTTAGTTTATAGATGTTCAAATTCCAAATTGTATATAAAATGAACAAAAGTAAAATCTACCGTATTTTATTTATTGCCCTTATAACCTTAAGTTACGTAACTGGAAACGCGCAAAATAACAACTTATTAGTTGTTGGCGATCATCAATATAGTGTTGATGAGTTCAATTACATTTATAACAAAAACAATTCGCTGTCGCAAAATCCACTTAGTAAGGAAGAATACATTCCACTGTTTGTCAACTATAAGCTTAAAGTTTTAGAAGCTATGAACCAGGGTTACGATACCATTCCCAGCTTCAAAAATGAGTTGGAATATTATCGCAATGAATTGGCCAAACCATACCTGACAGATAAAAAAGCCACCGAGGCTGTTATTGAAGAAGCATATGATCATCTTAAATACGAGATAAATGCTTATCACATTCTGGTAAAACTACCTCAATCACCAAGTCCCGAAGATACATTAGCTGCCTATAACAAGATTAAAGAGATTAAATCTCAGATTACCGATCTGCCATCTTTTGAAACAATGGCTAAAAAGAGCTCTGATTGCCCATCTTCAGCTAAAGGAGGTAATTTAGGATACTTTACCGGTTTTATGATGGTTTATCCATTCGAAAAAGCAGCTTACGACACCGAAGTTGGACAAATTTCGGACATCGTTCGAACTTCTTTTGGCTATCACATCATTTATATAAAAGACAAAAGACCTAATAAAGGAGAAATAAAAGTGGCTCATATCATGAAAATGTTTCCACAGAATGCTCCTCAGAATGTGAAAGAAGAGAAAAAAGCTGCAATCGACTCTATTTATCAGGCATTGCAAAATGGTGCTGACTTTACTGAGATGGTAAAAAAACATACGGATGATAAAAATTCGTTGAGTACCAATGGCGAATTACCTTGGTTTACGACTGGCCGCATGGTACCTGAATTCGCAGAAGCTTCTTTTGCTTTGACAGAAAATGGTCAGATTTCAGCACCTATTCAAACAGCTTTTGGATGGCATATCATCAAACGCATGGATCAAAAACCAATGAAAAGCCTTGACGAAAGCAGAGATGAAATCGAACAAAAAATCAAACGGGATGAACGTGCTTATGCAGGTAAAATGGCAACTATAGCTCGTTTGAAAAAAGAATATTCATACAACCAGGATGATGAAGCATTGACAGATGCTTACAAAATCATTTTGGAAAACAAAGACAAAAACAGTGATGATGTGCTTGCGATGATTTCATCATCTGATTATACTTTAGCAAGTTTTTCAGATAATAAAATAAGCACCGAAGATTTTGCTGATTATCTGAAATCACATAAAGTTGTTCTAAGCAGGATTAACGAAAAATCGTATGAGAACCATTGGAACGAATGTGCTGAAGAAAAAATCATTGCCTTTGAAAAAAGTGTACTGGAGGAAAAATATCCTGAATTCAGGTTCCTGATGAATGAATACCACGATGGCTTACTGATTTTTGAGATTAGTCAAAAAGAAATCTGGAATAAAGCATCTGAAGATACTACCGGATTAGAAAACTTCTTTGCTAATCACAAAGATGACTATATCCTTCCTGAAAGATTTGAAGGAACCATTATTCAATGCAATAAAAAGAAAGAGTTGAAAGAAATTCAGAAGATATTATCCGCTCCTGAATTTGCATTGACAGATTCTTTAAAAGAAATGATTTCTACTTTTGGTACCATTAAAGAAGGTGCTTTTACAAAAGGTGAAAATGCCCTTCTTGATCAACAGGTTTGGGGAATTAAATCTAAGACTAAAAGCGATTTCAAATACCTGCTGAAAATAGGAGACCTTAAGCCATTGGCAAAACGTGAACTGAGCGAAGTTCGTGGGCAGGTTCTTTCTGATTATCAAAAAGAATTGGAAGATCAATGGATCGCTAAGCTGAGATCTAAATACAACCCTGTCATCAACGAATCGGTAGTAAAAGATAAAAAATAATAATTCCAGGAGCGATCTAAGAATTGTATATTTGTATCAATAGCATCTTTTTCAACTATTTATAATGAGATATTCAATAAAATATCTGGCTTTACTTTTAACTATCAGTTTAAGTGCAATGTATGGTTGCTCTTCTGCACCTGATGATCCGGGTGCCAGACCACTTGTTGCGGTTGGCGACCATCAGTTAACATATCGAATGTTGGGCTCAGCAGTTCCTAATCATTTATCTGTTGAGGACAGTGTTGTATTTGTACAGGATTATATCAACCGCTGGATTCGGTCGGAGTTGCTACTGCAAAAAGCAGAACTAAACCTTAGTCCCAAAGAAAAAGATGTTGAAAGGCTGCTTGAAGAATATCGTCGATCGTTGCTTATTCATCAATACCAACAAAAATTACTGGCCCAGAAATTCAGTCCGTTTATTACTGGTAATGAAATAAATAAGTGTTACACCGACATGGAGGATAACTTCCGTCTGGAGGATGTAATTATAAAAGGAACATTCGTTATTGTTCCTAAAACAGCTCCGAACATTAACACTCTGGAAAAACTTTATCGATCAGAAGATCAGGAAGATCTGGTAAAGCTGGAGACCTATTGCTTTCAGAATGCAAGGAAGTACGAGATCTTTCTGGATCATTGGTTGCCTATGGAAGAAATTAACCGTGCATTACCTGAACCAATCAGCAGAACCGATCAGTTTGTAAAATACAATAAAATTTACAACACATCTGATTCATTAAATCAGTATTTCCTGTCAATTAAGGACTATAAGCTTCCTTCAGACCTGGCTCCAATTGAGTATGTGGAAGAAAAAATTAAATCTATTCTGATAAATAAAAAAAGAATGGAATTTCTGAAGCAATTGGAGACTGATTTGTATGAAGAAGGACTGAATAATAAATCGATTAAATTTTATTAAAAGCACAAACATCTTGCAATTCGCCTTTTTAAGGTTAAAAAGCTAATCTTTTTTTTATATTTGCAAGTCAATAATACACCTTTGTTTATACTATTTAACTGGCATTAATATGCCCTCATTAAAACAAGGAATTTCAAAAACGATAACATGCGAAAAATAATTATACTTAGCTTGTTTGCTTCTTTTTTAGTTACTTTTAATTCTGCTGCTCAAAACAATATTATTGACGAGGTGATAGCTGTTGTTGGTGATAATGCAATTCTGAAATCAGATATTGAACACCAGTACGAACAGGCTCTGATGGAAGGAGTAAACTTCCCTGGCGACCTAAAATGTAACATCTTCGAACAACAATTGATTAGCAAATTATTACTGAATCAGGCCAAGCTCGACAGTATTGAAGTAGGAGAAAACCAGGTAGTAAACCAGGTTGATGCTCGTGTCAACTATTTTATCAATCAGATTGGTAGTAAAGAAAAACTGGAAGAATATTTTAACAAGTCGTTGCTTCAGATCAAACGTGATCAGATGGAGATGGTAAGAACTCAAATGCTAACCGAAAGTATGAAAGGAGAAATTACCAAAGACATTAAAGTAACACCTGCTGAAATCAGAGCGTTTTACCGTAATGTTGATAAAGACAGTTTACCAATGATTCCAACACAATTTGAATTGGAACAAATCGTACTCTATCCTAAAATTGAGCAAAAAGAAATTGACAGAGTTAAAACACAACTTCGCGATTTTCAACGTCAGATTAACGAAGGACGTGACTTTGCTACCTTAGCTGTATTATATTCTGAAGATAAAGGATCGGCTGCCAGAGGTGGTGAATTAGGCTGGATGCCACGTGCACAGCTAGTACCTGAGTTTGCCAGTGTGGCTTTTAACCTGCAGGATAAAAACAAAGTATCTAAAATTGTTGAAACAGAATTTGGATATCATATCATTCAGTTGATTGACCGTAAAGGAGAACGTATCAACTGTCGTCACATATTGATCAAACCTAAAGTGTCGGAAGCTGCCCGTAAAGAGACGCAAGCCAATCTTGATACCATTCGTGGTTTGATAATGGACAACACCATGTCTTTCGAAGAAGCTGCTCTTCGTTTTTCGATGGATAAAGACACACGTACAAGTGGTGGTTTGATGCTAAATCCACAAACCGGAACAGCAAAATTCGAGATGTCGCAAATCCCTGTTGCCATCAACAAACAACTGCAAACAATGAATGTGGATGATATTTCACCATCGTTTTATATGTTGGACGAAGCAAAAGGAAAAGAGACCTACTGTCTGGTTAAACTAAAAAAGAAAACTGATCCACACAAAGCAAATATTAAAGATGACTATCAGATGCTTCAATTGATGCTTGAAAATAAAAAGCAACAGGAAACTCTTGATAAGTGGATTAAAACAAAGCAAAAAGAAACCTACATTACCATCGATAAGAATTGGGCGAATTGCGAATTCAATTATGATGGATGGGTAAAAGAATAAGCGAATGTGAACCTCATTGGATTCCATAAAAGATTTTTAACAGGAATACTTTCAACAGTATTCCTGTTTCTTTCTTGTTCGAAAGAATCCTATAATATTGTTTGGAACGGAGTATTGCTGGATGCAGAATCTTCTCAACCCATTCCATTTACCAATATTCAAACCAAAGCTGTATATCAACGTAATATTGATCACTCTGAAGAAGAAAGAATCAATCTGATTACAGATGAGACCGGTAATTTTTCCTGCCTTATTAAAAAAGCCTATCTGGTTTCTGTATTTATTGAGAATTCACGATACCAGACATATACCAACTCATTCCTTACTTATAAAAAAACACTTCCGGATACACTTCTTCTACAAAGATCAAACCACTCCAGCGATCTGTTTCTAAGTATTAACGAAGACGGTTTCGACCAGAACACACCTTTTATAAGTCAGAAATTACTTTATTCAAACCTTAAACGAAAACAGGTCATAACACACGAACAATCCGGATTTGACTTCATCAATAAGCAAAGAGACGTCACACCATTTGACTTATCGCTCAATCTTAAAAATGTGGATAGTAGTTATGAACTGGAATTATTAAGTACTGAAAAAGGAGGTATACTACCAATATACAAAGAACAGATTAGTGAGTCTTTCTTTCTTGAAATGGAAATAGCCCCCTCCTATGGCTATCAAAGAAACTACAAAATAAATGGTAAAGAAGCAGGCTTTTTTGTAAGATGTCTGGATGGTAAACACTATGCCAAAATAATATTTAAACCTCAATTATATCAGCTCAATTGTAATAGCGAAAAGGATTCTCTGGTAGAACAGGGACTAAAGTTTAGTTACATTTTACAGAAAGACACTATCCATTCCCGATATTTTCCAACAGTTGCCATAATTGAACAATTAAACGATCAGGAATTAACTTCTATTATGAACACAATTAAAGGTTCGAATCAATAAAAAAATTATTTTTGCGCCTAAAGAGTGAATAACAGAATTTTTTCATTAATTTAATATCGTTAAAAGCTTTTAGGTGGTAAAGATTAAGTATCAGTTTCGAAAAGGTCATATTGAAGCTTATTTCTGGATCCTATCTTTGATATTACTCGCATTTACCAATCCTGAAGCTGATTCCCATTATTCACTTTGCCTTTTTAAAAATCTGGGCTTTGATTTTTGCCCCGGGTGTGGTTTGGGCCATTCTATTGCATTCTTTTTTAAAGGACGCTTTTTAGAATCATGGCAGGCACATCCTATTGGATTTTTAGCGATTGTTATTTTGATTTTTAGAGCCTATAAAATACTTAAACCGGACATTAAACTAAAAACCTTTAATTCGACAAATTATGAATAGAATTTTTACTTTACTACCAGAGGCTGAAAGTGAAGAGGCCATCTTTCTTGAATCATTATTAAAAGACAGTACTGATGATCAGGTTCAGAACTTTATTTTAATCTATCGTGGAAGAAGAAAAGATCCACAAACCATTTTATTAACAGCACTGGTTGGATTCCTGGGAGTATCAGGAATACATCGTTTTTTGGTCAACCAGATAGGAATGGGAATTCTTTATTTATTAACCGGAGGATTGTGTATGATCGGAACCATCGTTGATCTTGTCAATCATAAAAATCTGGCATTTGAATACAATCAAAGAGTTGCTCGAGAAATCAAGATTCTGATATAAAAAAAGGGGCCTTAAGCCCCTTTATATTTATTTGTTTATTTATTAAATATGTATCACTTCGCCATAAGCAGCAGCTGCAGCTTCCATCACAGCTTCCGACATAGTTGGGTGTGGATGCACTGCTTTAATAATTTCGTGCCCGGTAGTTTCAAGCTTACGAGCAGTTACTAATTCAGCGATCATTTCGGTTACATTGGCTCCAATTAAATGAGCACCTAACAACTCACCATATTTAGCATCAAAAATCAATTTTACGAA contains:
- a CDS encoding GNAT family protein, which encodes MNIKIRPWNESDLPSLVKYANNPIVAQYLTNQFPHPYTEEDGKAFIEFSRKDDPIHIFAIEIDGEAIGGIGIHPKEDIHFKNAELGYWIGEPFWGKGIATFALKHIVDFAFENYDINRLYASAFGPNKGSQRVLEKSNFQLEATFTKTVFKNNEFYDELFYAIRRSEWKSLKKNQQ
- a CDS encoding TM2 domain-containing protein, translated to MNRIFTLLPEAESEEAIFLESLLKDSTDDQVQNFILIYRGRRKDPQTILLTALVGFLGVSGIHRFLVNQIGMGILYLLTGGLCMIGTIVDLVNHKNLAFEYNQRVAREIKILI
- a CDS encoding peptidylprolyl isomerase is translated as MRKIIILSLFASFLVTFNSAAQNNIIDEVIAVVGDNAILKSDIEHQYEQALMEGVNFPGDLKCNIFEQQLISKLLLNQAKLDSIEVGENQVVNQVDARVNYFINQIGSKEKLEEYFNKSLLQIKRDQMEMVRTQMLTESMKGEITKDIKVTPAEIRAFYRNVDKDSLPMIPTQFELEQIVLYPKIEQKEIDRVKTQLRDFQRQINEGRDFATLAVLYSEDKGSAARGGELGWMPRAQLVPEFASVAFNLQDKNKVSKIVETEFGYHIIQLIDRKGERINCRHILIKPKVSEAARKETQANLDTIRGLIMDNTMSFEEAALRFSMDKDTRTSGGLMLNPQTGTAKFEMSQIPVAINKQLQTMNVDDISPSFYMLDEAKGKETYCLVKLKKKTDPHKANIKDDYQMLQLMLENKKQQETLDKWIKTKQKETYITIDKNWANCEFNYDGWVKE
- a CDS encoding DUF2752 domain-containing protein, which encodes MVKIKYQFRKGHIEAYFWILSLILLAFTNPEADSHYSLCLFKNLGFDFCPGCGLGHSIAFFFKGRFLESWQAHPIGFLAIVILIFRAYKILKPDIKLKTFNSTNYE
- a CDS encoding carbonic anhydrase — its product is MDIQQIFKNNQEWVQEKLKMDEKYFENLSEGQNPDILYIGCSDSRVTAEELMGMKPGEVFVHRNIANMVPNTDLSAMSVIDYAVVHLKVNHIVICGHYYCGGVKAAMQSEDLGILNPWLRNIRDVYRLHKDELNSINEEEDRYKRLVELNVQEQCLNVIKTAEVQRGYRDRHITVHGWVWDMHTGKLIDLEIDFEKLLENVMEIYHLK
- a CDS encoding peptidylprolyl isomerase, producing the protein MNKSKIYRILFIALITLSYVTGNAQNNNLLVVGDHQYSVDEFNYIYNKNNSLSQNPLSKEEYIPLFVNYKLKVLEAMNQGYDTIPSFKNELEYYRNELAKPYLTDKKATEAVIEEAYDHLKYEINAYHILVKLPQSPSPEDTLAAYNKIKEIKSQITDLPSFETMAKKSSDCPSSAKGGNLGYFTGFMMVYPFEKAAYDTEVGQISDIVRTSFGYHIIYIKDKRPNKGEIKVAHIMKMFPQNAPQNVKEEKKAAIDSIYQALQNGADFTEMVKKHTDDKNSLSTNGELPWFTTGRMVPEFAEASFALTENGQISAPIQTAFGWHIIKRMDQKPMKSLDESRDEIEQKIKRDERAYAGKMATIARLKKEYSYNQDDEALTDAYKIILENKDKNSDDVLAMISSSDYTLASFSDNKISTEDFADYLKSHKVVLSRINEKSYENHWNECAEEKIIAFEKSVLEEKYPEFRFLMNEYHDGLLIFEISQKEIWNKASEDTTGLENFFANHKDDYILPERFEGTIIQCNKKKELKEIQKILSAPEFALTDSLKEMISTFGTIKEGAFTKGENALLDQQVWGIKSKTKSDFKYLLKIGDLKPLAKRELSEVRGQVLSDYQKELEDQWIAKLRSKYNPVINESVVKDKK
- a CDS encoding ZIP family metal transporter, whose translation is MSFDVILEYNPILLALIATIFTWLVTAAGASMVFFFKSINKKILNSMLGFAAGVMIAASFWSLLKPAIEMEEGNGGIAWLPAVIGFLSGGAFLLLVDKILPHLHMGLSTDKAEGIKTSWQRSILLVLAITLHNIPEGLAVGVAFGALANTPEPGILAGAMALAFGIGLQNFPEGAAVSIPLRREGFSRLKAFNYGQLSGIVEPIAGVIGAYLVLSITPLLPYALSFAAGAMIFVVVEELIPESQSGNETDLSTIGAMLGFATMMLLDVALG
- a CDS encoding carbon-nitrogen hydrolase family protein, yielding MKKIDNIELVFLQIDDYEDIKAAMIEAYSNMPGAYWREEHIKALLKKFPEGQVAIKIDNELAGCALSIIVDYKKFDAGHTYRDITGNYTFSTHTNKGDVLYGIDVFIRPKFRGLRLGRRLYDYRKELCEKLNLKSIVFGGRIPNFHKFSQEMTPKGYIEKVRKKEIHDPVLDFQMSNDFHPKKILKGYLEGDNESNEYAVLLEWNNIFYEQPSVTATTTKTIVRLGLIQWQMRLYKDLDEVMQQVEYFVDAVSGYRSDFALFPEFFNAPLMSEFNHLSEPEAIRRLAEYTSAVVQRFSQLAISYNINIITGSMPELVDNELFNVGYLCKRDGGIERFEKIHVTPDEAKVWGLQGGEKLTTYDTDCGKIGILICYDVEFPELGRLLADEGMDILFVPFLTDTQNGYSRVRHCAQARAIENECYVAIAGSVGNLPKVHNMDIQYAQSMVFTPCDFSFPTNGIKAEATPNTEMILIADVDLGMLRELNQFGSVKNLRDRRKDIYSLTHLNKSK
- the guaB gene encoding IMP dehydrogenase, translated to MSFTEDKIVSEGLTFDDVLLIPAYSQVLPRDVKLNGLFSRNIVVNTPIVSAAMDTVTEARLAIAIAREGGIGVIHKNMTIAEQARQVLTVKRAENGMIYNPVTILQGSTVGQALDLMKEYKIGGIPVVDNAGYLVGIVTNRDLRFEPDMARKIDDVMTTENLVTTNQSTNLEKAAAILQQYKIEKLPVVDNNNKLIGLVTYKDITKAKDKPFACKDEKGRLRVAAGVGVTADTFDRIQALVEANVDAIVIDTAHGHSKGVLETLRETKKRYPNLEVVVGNIATAEAALDLVKAGADGVKVGIGPGSICTTRVIAGVGVPQLSAIYDVSKALEGTGVPVIADGGLRYSGDIVKALAAGAHAVMAGSMFAGVDESPGDTIIYNGRKFKAYRGMGSVEAMQKGSKDRYFQDVEDDVKKLVPEGISARVPYKGTLFEVIYQLIGGLRAGMGYCGAATIDDLHQAKFTKITNAGMNESHPHDVSITREAPNYSR